One genomic region from Yamadazyma tenuis chromosome 4, complete sequence encodes:
- the ACO1 gene encoding Aconitate hydratase mitochondrial (EggNog:ENOG503NV17; COG:C,E) — MLSATKRSIRLNGARNLATASLTRDSQVNQNLLEDFSFIQYKKHLENVNIVKSRLNRPLTYAEKLLYGHLDDPHGQDIERGVSYLKLRPDRVACQDATAQMAILQFMSAGMPQVATPSTVHCDHLIQAQVGSVKDLARAIDLNKEVFDFLASACAKYNLGFWKPGSGIIHQIVLENYAFPGALLIGTDSHTPNAGGLGQLAIGVGGADAVDVMASLAWELKAPKIIGVKLTGRMSGWTSPKDIILKLAGITTVKGGTGAIVEYFGSGVETFSCTGMGTICNMGAEIGATTSVFPYNSSMADYLNATGRSSIASFADLYKKDFLSADEGCEYDQVIEIDLNTLEPHVNGPFTPDLATPISKMKETAIANGWPLEVKVGLIGSCTNSSYEDMTRAASIIKDAATHGLKAKSIYTVSPGSEQVRATIERDGQLKTFEDFGGVVMANACGPCIGQWDRRDIKKGDKNTIVSSFNRNFTSRNDGNPATHAFVASPEMVTAYAIAGDLGFNPIQDTLKDANGNEFKLKEPVGVGLPPRGYDKGVNTYQAPPSDRSTVQVVIDPKSDRLQKLTPFKAWDGKDAERLPILVKAVGKTTTDHISMAGPWLKYRGHLENISNNYMIGATNAENGEINNVKNHFTGVYKGIPETAADYRDAGKKWVVIGDENFGEGSSREHAALEPRFLGAFAIITKSFARIHETNLKKQGLLPLNFIDTADYDKIQPEDEISLLELNELAPGKNVHLRVYPKDGSEPWDSELSHTFNAEQIEWFKYGSALNKMASNKA, encoded by the coding sequence ATGTTGTCTGCTACTAAAAGATCCATTAGATTAAATGGAGCCCGTAACTTGGCAACTGCATCCCTTACCAGGGATTCCCAAGTTAAccaaaacttgttggaagattttTCATTTATCCAATACAaaaaacaccttgaaaACGTCAACATCGTCAAGTCTAGATTGAACAGACCTTTGACTTATGCTGAAAAGTTGTTATATGGTCATTTAGATGACCCTCACGGACAAGATATTGAAAGAGGGGTTTCTTACTTGAAATTGAGACCTGACAGAGTTGCTTGTCAAGATGCCACCGCCCAGATGGCCATCTTACAATTCATGTCCGCTGGAATGCCCCAAGTGGCCACTCCATCGACCGTTCACTGTGACCATTTAATTCAAGCTCAAGTTGGTTCTGTTAAGGATTTGGCAAGAGCCatcgacttgaacaaggaagtgtttgactttttgGCTTCGGCTTGTGCCAAATACAACTTGGGTTTCTGGAAACCAGGTTCTGGTATTATCCATCAAATTGTCTTGGAAAACTATGCTTTCCCAGGTGCTTTGTTGATTGGTACCGATTCTCACACCCCAAATGCTGGTGGTTTGGGTCAATTGGCcattggtgttggtggtgctgATGCCGTCGATGTCATGGCTAGTTTGGCTTGGGAATTGAAGGCTCCAAAGATTATTGGTGTTAAGTTGACCGGTAGAATGTCTGGTTGGACTTCTCCAAAGGATATTATCCTTAAATTGGCTGGTATCACTACCGTTAAGGGTGGTACTGGTGCTATTGTTGAATACTTTGGTTCCGGTGTGGAAACCTTTTCTTGTACTGGTATGGGTACTATCTGTAATATGGGTGCTGAAATTGGTGCCACTACTTCTGTTTTCCCATACAACAGCTCTATGGCTGATTACTTGAATGCCACCGGTAGATCAAGCATTGCTAGTTTTGCTGACTTGTACAAAAAGGATTTCTTACTGGCTGACGAAGGTTGTGAATACGATCAAGTGATTGAAATCGACTTGAACACTTTAGAACCTCACGTGAACGGTCCTTTCACCCCAGATTTGGCTACTCCAATTTCTAAGATGAAGGAAACTGCTATTGCCAACGGATGGCCTTTGGAAGTTAAAGTTGGTTTGATTGGTTCTTGTACCAACTCTTCTTACGAAGATATGACCAGAGCTGCTTCTATCATTAAGGATGCTGCTACTCACGGTTTGAAGGCTAAGTCTATTTACACTGTTTCTCCAGGTTCTGAACAAGTCAGAGCTACTATTGAAAGAGACGGTCAATTGAAGAcctttgaagattttggtggtgtggTTATGGCTAACGCTTGTGGTCCATGTATTGGTCAATGGGATAGAAGAGACATCAAGAAGGGTGACAAGAACACcattgtttcttctttcaacagAAACTTTACTTCCAGAAACGATGGTAACCCAGCTACTCACGCATTCGTTGCTTCTCCAGAAATGGTTACTGCTTACGCCATTGCTGGTGATTTAGGTTTCAACCCAATTCAAGACACCTTGAAGGATGCTAACGGAAATgaattcaagttgaaggaaccagttggtgttggtttACCCCCAAGAGGTTACGACAAGGGTGTTAATACTTACCAGGCTCCTCCATCTGACAGATCTActgttcaagttgtcatTGATCCAAAGTCCGATAGATTGCAAAAATTGACTCCTTTCAAGGCATGGGATGGAAAGGATGCTGAAAGATTACCAATTTTGGTTAAAGCCGTTGGTAAGACCACCACTGATCATATTTCTATGGCTGGTCCTTGGTTGAAGTACAGAGGTCACTTGGAAAACATTTCTAACAACTACATGATTGGTGCTACTAATGctgaaaatggtgaaatTAACAACGTTAAGAACCATTTCACTGGTGTTTACAAGGGTATTCCAGAGACTGCTGCTGATTACAGAGATGCTGGTAAGAAATGGGTTGTTATTGGTGACGAAAACTTTGGTGAAGGTTCTTCCAGAGAACACGCTGCTTTGGAACCAAGATTCTTGGGTGCTTTCGCCATTATTACTAAGTCTTTTGCCAGAATTCACGAAActaacttgaagaagcaagGTTTATTGCCATTGAACTTTATTGACACTGCTGACTATGACAAGATTCAAccagaagatgaaatctccttgttggaattgaacGAATTGGCCCCAGGTAAGAACGTCCACCTTAGAGTTTATCCAAAGGATGGTAGTGAACCATGGGACTCTGAATTATCTCACACC
- the MPC3 gene encoding Mitochondrial pyruvate carrier subunit (COG:C; EggNog:ENOG503P3U5; BUSCO:EOG09265BTC), with amino-acid sequence MAAATGSKFQRFLQSETGPKTVHFWAPVMKWSLVIAGANDMQRPVEKLSGTQQIALFSTGVIWTRWAGFVIKPRNPLLASVNFFLGGVAGYQLYRIISYRNAAGDSPKEIVSYIFNGEPTKREIPSPELAAAN; translated from the coding sequence ATGGCAGCTGCTACAGGTTCGAAgtttcaaagattcttgCAGTCCGAAACCGGACCCAAGACCGTCCACTTCTGGGCTCCTGTTATGAAATGGTCCTTGGTGATTGCTGGGGCCAACGACATGCAAAGACCAGTAGAAAAATTATCTGGAACTCAACAAATTGCTCTTTTTTCTACTGGTGTTATTTGGACCAGATGGGCTGGTTTTGTCATCAAACCAAGAAACCCTCTCTTGGCTTCCGTGAACTTTTTCTTGGGGGGTGTGGCTGGTTATCAGTTGTACAGAATTATTAGTTATAGAAATGCTGCAGGTGATTCTCCTAAAGAAATTGTTAGTtacatcttcaatggagAGCCTACCAAGAGGGAAATCCCCAGCCCTGAATTGGCTGCTGCCAATTGA
- the cut23 gene encoding Anaphase-promoting complex subunit 8 (EggNog:ENOG503NU5Y; COG:D,O; BUSCO:EOG092613S3): METDESIDQLRTDLLKAQITLSNINLLQASKWCAEAINGLSNASNITQIPTLEFDPYDLQDYSRFILAKSYFDVKEFDRCAHSLVGCKSGNAVFLKLYSKILSLDKKMAEENDGSVNLFHVPDEADPNQNNHRTQGNIIGGQANSKDLNSKLSKIIQEIESFNSSSNPNHFLYYLLGIIYNKKRNYKLAQRNLLAALKLFPYNWSCWQELINSIIDFDEAMELLNKVKSSKSSLNPSIMFNFFEVVLLQEFYQQSVDVNQTLEKLLSIFPNFNFLKIQKFLICYHSLDYYQAESIFDQILEDDPLRIDDLDTYSNMLYVMEKKSKLSFLAQYSSNIDKFKPETCCIIANYHSMKGEHEKAIMYYKRALILNKNSLSAWTLMGHEFVELKNSHAAIESYRRAVDINPKDFRAWYGLGQAYEVLDMHLYSLYYYQRATNLQPTDKRMWQAIGNCYEKIGKFDESLKSFKKALSIDNTNKPQESHGSYDPYICYKLASIYEKIASVKECYKYMKLCFDQELDWGITDETSKARLWLARYALELKKYEEAYELTKDLNHNNAHDIEEARAIAREARNRMNK, from the coding sequence ATGGAGACAGATGAGTCAATTGACCAGTTGAGGACTGATTTGTTAAAGGCTCAAATCACACTATCCAATATCAATCTCCTCCAAGCATCTAAGTGGTGTGCTGAAGCCATTAATGGGTTATCAAATGCATCAAATATCACTCAAATTCCTACACTCGAATTTGATCCATATGACTTGCAAGATTATTCTAGGTTTATATTGGCAAAATCTTACTTTGATGTCAAGGAGTTTGATAGATGTGCTCACTCACTAGTGGGATGTAAGAGTGGGAATGCtgttttcttgaagttataCTCAAAGATTCTTTCACTCGATAAAAAGATGgctgaagaaaatgatggATCAGTCAATTTATTTCATGTCCCAGATGAAGCTGATCCTAATCAAAACAACCATAGAACACAAGGAAATATAATAGGTGGACAAGCCAACAGTAAGGATTTGAATTCAAAGTTGTCAAAAATTATCCAGGAGATAGAGAGTTTCAACTCATCCAGTAACCCAAACCACTTTTTATACTATTTACTAGGAATAATTTACAACAAAAAGAGGAACTACAAGTTGGCTCAACGAAATTTGTTAGCGGCCCTAAAGTTGTTCCCATATAATTGGTCTTGCTGGCAagagttgatcaattcaATAATagattttgatgaagctaTGGAGTTGCTCAATAAGGTCAAAAGTTCAAAGTCGTCTTTAAACCCAAGTATaatgttcaacttcttcgaAGTGGTGTTATTACAAGAATTCTATCAGCAATCAGTCGATGTCAATCAaactcttgaaaaattattAAGCATATTTccaaacttcaatttcttgaagattcaaAAGTTTTTAATATGTTATCATTCTTTGGATTACTATCAAGCGGAGCTGATTTTTGATcagattcttgaagatgatccCTTACGgattgatgatttggacaCTTACTCCAACATGTTATATGTTATGGAAAAGAAATCAAAACTATCATTTTTGGCCCAATATTCGTCTAACATTGATAAGTTCAAACCAGAAACCTGCTGTATTATCGCCAACTATCATTCTATGAAAGGTGAACATGAAAAGGCTATCATGTATTACAAAAGAGCATTGATATTAAATAAAAACAGTCTAAGTGCTTGGACTTTGATGGGTCAtgagtttgttgaacttaAGAATAGTCACGCAGCTATTGAAAGTTATAGAAGAGCTGTGGATATTAATCCCAAAGATTTCAGAGCCTGGTACGGGTTGGGACAAGCATACGAAGTTCTAGATATGCATTTGTACTCCTTGTACTATTATCAAAGAGCCacaaatttgcaaccaacTGACAAGAGAATGTGGCAAGCAATTGGAAACTGTTACGAAAAGATAGGGAAGTTTGATGAATCATTgaaatctttcaaaaaggCGTTAAGCATTGATAATACCAATAAACCACAAGAAAGTCATGGAAGCTATGATCCTTACATTTGCTATAAACTTGCCAGCATTTACGAGAAGATTGCTTCTGTAAAAGAGTGTTATAAGTACATGAAGCTATGTTTTGACCAAGAGCTTGACTGGGGAATCACCGATGAAACATCCAAAGCGAGATTGTGGTTAGCTCGCTATGCGCtagagttgaagaaatacGAGGAAGCATATGAATTAACCAAGGATTTGAATCATAATAATGCCcatgatattgaagaagctaGAGCCATTGCTAGAGAAGCAAGAAACAGAATGAACAAATAA
- the LCB1 gene encoding serine palmitoyltransferase component (COG:E; EggNog:ENOG503NWAB) encodes MSPESEFTFTTTKTTTTIQTTTLPPTLESLSNTLADTFVHYLNYLGKVPGGDWLLWYIKASYKDDPVRSLFELALFLFGVYYFFNSRRKENKSDLVTLSKREIDELIDEWNPVEIVDEVTPIEKWQMKSLPVVKGHNGARIQLENLNKAKDVVNLASNDFLNLNESEELKTIAKSVINYSGVGACSAPNFYGTQDFHVRLEEDLTDYLHGENSILYGQDFVTPSSVLPAFVKRGDVCVVDTGVNIAIQKALVVSRCEIEWYHHNDMKHLENLLKEITPTLDKQKPLKRRFIVTEAIFSNGGSLLDLPKVVELRKKYKYRLFLDESNSIGVLGNTGRGITEYFGIPRSDVSITVGTLANSLASSGGFCVGASPMVHHQRLSSLAYVFSASLPPYCAKVACQAIKEIKKLNSNGKSILISKLHENTKFLHEGISSAIKDSNFVEVISNINSPVIQLSLKGPFREAINLPEFYGNTSFLTTARRSKYNNPFDEKYNLENFILQKIVDQVLASSNILISRSKNLLVHEHLPVAKPRLMVYANTGVSIEDLSLLIRTINGAVNTVCGSINRESSLDTLTSEMKVY; translated from the coding sequence ATGTCTCCTGAAAGTGAATTCACTTTTACCACCACAAAAACTACCACCACAATCCAAACCACAACTTTACCTCCGACGCTCGAGAGTCTTAGCAATACCTTGGCTGATACCTTTGTTCACTACTTGAACTACTTGGGTAAAGTTCCAGGTGGAGATTGGTTATTATGGTACATCAAGGCTTCCTACAAAGATGATCCCGTCAGATCGCTCTTTGAATTGGCACTATTTCTCTTTGGGGTTTACTACTTCTTTAATTCCAGAAGAAAGGAAAACAAGAGTGACTTGGTCACCTTGTCTAAGCGTGAGATCGATGAATTGATTGATGAATGGAATCCTGTTGAAATCGTTGATGAAGTCACTCCTATTGAGAAGTGGCAAATGAAATCACTTCCTGTGGTTAAGGGCCACAATGGTGCTCGTATacaattggaaaacttgaacaaggcTAAGGATGTTGTGAACTTGGCTAGcaatgactttttgaatttgaatgaGAGTGAAGAACTCAAAACTATCGCTAAGAGTGTCATTAACTATAGCGGTGTCGGTGCCTGCTCTGCACCAAACTTCTACGGTACTCAAGATTTCCATGTCagattggaagaagacttgaCTGATTACTTGCATGGAGAGAACTCCATTTTATATGGTCAAGACTTTGTGACTCCAAGTTCAGTATTACCGGCTTTTGTTAAAAGAGGTGACGTTTGTGTGGTTGATACAGGTGTCAATATTGCTATTCAAAAGGCTTTGGTTGTTAGTCGTTGTGAAATCGAATGGTACCACCACAATGATATGAAGCACTTGGAGAACTTATTGAAAGAGATCACTCCTACTTTAGACAAACAAAAACCACTTAAAAGAAGATTCATTGTCACTGAGGCAATCTTCAGCAATGGTGGCTCTTTGTTGGACTTACCTAAGGTGGTTGAATTAAGAAAGAAGTACAAGTACAGGTTATTTTTGGATGAGTCTAATTCTATTGGGGTTTTAGGTAACACTGGAAGAGGTATCACTGAATATTTTGGCATTCCTAGGTCTGACGTCTCCATCACTGTGGGaaccttggccaactctTTAGCAAGTTCGGGTGGATTTTGTGTTGGTGCAAGTCCAATGGTCCATCATCAAAGATTATCTTCTTTAGCTTATGTTTTCAGTGCCTCTTTACCCCCTTATTGTGCTAAAGTTGCTTGTCAAGCAATtaaagaaatcaaaaagttaAACTCAAATGGAAAATCTATTTTAATTTCCAAATTACAtgaaaacaccaaattTCTTCACGAGGGGATCTCTTCTGCCATCAAAGATTCTAATTTTGTTGAGGTTATTTCAAACATCAACTCCCCGGTTATCCAATTGAGCTTAAAGGGACCTTTCAGAGAAGCCATAAATCTCCCTGAATTTTATGGAAACACTAGCTTTTTGACGACTGCTAGGAGATCTAAATATAACAACccttttgatgaaaaatacAATTTAGAAAACTTTATCTTGCAAAAGATAGTCGATCAAGTGTTGGCAAGTTCTAATATTCTCATCTCAAGGTCCAAAAATCTTTTGGTGCATGAACATCTTCCTGTTGCCAAACCAAGGTTGATGGTTTATGCCAATACAGGAGTTTCCATTGAAGACCTAAGCTTGTTGATAAGAACTATTAATGGCGCCGTCAACACTGTTTGTGGTTCAATCAATAGAGAATCCAGTTTGGACACCTTAACGTCCGAGATGAAGGTTTACTGA